Proteins encoded together in one Poecile atricapillus isolate bPoeAtr1 chromosome 15, bPoeAtr1.hap1, whole genome shotgun sequence window:
- the LOC131585191 gene encoding protein FAM83D-B-like: MAAASQCLEEGSGRWPPPAGPYSEAQRLALEELVAGGPEALRAFLRREQLPPFLSEPEVQDIARAALPPAAGPEPAAEPSAGASLDASSLTYFPERSDLEPPALELGWPGFASGAFRGLTRVEAHFQPGCGDSIYGCKEAVRRQIRSARQMIALVMDSFTDTDIFTDLLEACSQRQVKVYILLDQSSFSHFLKMCKDLRVDLEQEKLMRVRIITGSTYCTRSGVKIIGKVREKFMLIDGIRVTTGSYSFTWTDGKLNSSNILILSGPAVAHFDLEFRILHSRSKPINLKEFSSCKKNRVWDQLFRITVASRDMTREHFLRMEFLYLRAFVGDLKRKRSWLHASREAVYTPNNTMHTSPPLTKRNGSLVMRPHWIIER, encoded by the exons ATGGCCGCGGCATCGCAGTGTCTGGAGGAGGGCTCGGGGCGCTGGCCGCCGCCGGCCGGGCCGTACAGCGAGGCGCAGCGCCTGGCGCTGGAGGAGCTGGTGGCGGGCGGCCCCGAGGCGCTGCGGGCTTTCCTGCGGCGGGAGCAGCTGCCGCCCTTCCTGTCGGAGCCCGAGGTGCAGGACATCGCTCGGGCCGCGCTGCCGCCCGCCGCGGGCCCGGAGCCGGCGGCCGAGCCGTCGGCCGGAGCCTCGTTGGACGCCTCGTCGCTCACCTACTTCCCCGAGCGCTCGGACCTGGAGCCGCCGgcgctggagctgggctggccgGGCTTCGCCAGCGGCGCCTTCCGCGGGCTGACGCGGGTAGAGGCGCACTTCCAGCCCGGCTGCGGGGACAGCATCTACGGCTGCAAGGAGGCGGTGCGGCGGCAGATCCGCTCCGCCCGCCAG ATGATTGCTCTGGTTATGGATTCCTTCACAGATACTGATATCTTCACAGACCTCTTGGAAGCCTGTAGCCAACGGCAAGTTAAAGTGTATATCCTTCTAGATCAGTCTTCATTTTCCCACTTTCTAAAAATGTGCAAGGATCTGCGAGTTGACCTTGAGCAGGAAAAG TTGATGAGGGTTCGGATTATCACCGGGAGCACATACTGCACCAGGTCAGGTGTCAAAATCATTGGAAAAGTCCGTGAAAAGTTCATGTTAATTGATGGCATTAGAGTGACAACGGGCTCCTACAG TTTTACATGGACAGATGGGAAGCTGAACAGCAGTAACATTTTGATCCTGTCAGGCCCCGCAGTTGCGCACTTTGACCTGGAATTTCGGATTCTTCATTCACGGTCAAAGCCTATCAACCTCAAAGAGTTTTCCAGCTGCAAGAAGAACAGGGTGTGGGACCAGCTGTTCAGGATAACAGTGGCTTCCAGAGACATGACCAGGGAACACTTCCTGAGAATGGAATTTTTGTATCTGAGAGCATTTGTAGGAGAtctgaagaggaagaggagctggcTGCACGCCTCCAGGGAGGCCGTGTACACCCCAAATAACACGATGCACACCTCTCCCCCGCTGACTAAGAGGAATGGCTCCCTGGTTATGAGGCCACACTGGATCATAGAGAGATGA
- the LOC131585193 gene encoding protein FAM83D-A-like: MAAASQCLEEGSGRWPPPAGPYSEAQRLALEELVAGGPEALRAFLRREQLPPFLSEPEVQDIARAALPPAAGPEPAAEPSAGASLDASSLTYFPERSDLEPPALELGWPGFASGAFRGLTRVEAHFQPGCGDSIYGCKEAVRRQIRSARQVIALVMDSFTDIEIFSDLQDAYNNRQVPVYILLDQDFAPHFLEMCNNLGVCPEQESMMRVRTLTGSTYYMRSGAKIVGKAKEKFMLIDGIRVATGSYSFTWSDGKLNSSNLLVLSGQVVEHFDLQFRILYAQSLPISPKRPSSCRNSGMFDHLLTRTEPSKEYTVEGNLRAEFARLSSTPKKLLEKTDQMEYTPAGKLCKLGHSCLCEEESFSNQVATVEQKSASTQTGPWGEMAAVTKCNAATQASAATADMSTQASTMTRVTGTQTSILLKTAVTQTKEEEGTETPLLPRKFSKEEYFLSGKAVSSSSLQSLSSSSSQCSLANSTGSISSLRSFEYPSSHRAQYFQKLHKERQFHYSTIRSKLSHMVDILSRRGRGPASYMTTQYPPGRSSLKQRRDISASLRSLRDASLFALNK, translated from the exons ATGGCCGCGGCATCGCAGTGTCTGGAGGAGGGCTCGGGGCGCTGGCCGCCGCCGGCCGGGCCGTACAGCGAGGCGCAGCGCCTGGCGCTGGAGGAGCTGGTGGCGGGCGGCCCCGAGGCGCTGCGGGCTTTCCTGCGGCGGGAGCAGCTGCCGCCCTTCCTGTCGGAGCCCGAGGTGCAGGACATCGCTCGGGCCGCGCTGCCGCCCGCCGCGGGCCCGGAGCCGGCGGCCGAGCCGTCGGCCGGAGCCTCGCTGGACGCCTCGTCGCTCACCTACTTCCCCGAGCGCTCGGACCTGGAGCCGCCGgcgctggagctgggctggccgGGCTTCGCCAGCGGCGCCTTCCGCGGGCTGACGCGGGTAGAGGCGCACTTCCAGCCCGGCTGCGGGGACAGCATCTACGGCTGCAAGGAGGCGGTGCGGCGGCAGATCCGCTCCGCCCGCCAG GTGATTGCCCTTGTGATGGATTCCTTCACAGACATTGAGATCTTCAGTGACCTTCAGGATGCCTATAACAACCGCCAAGTCCCTGTCTACATCCTTCTTGACCAGGACTTTGCACCCCATTTCTTGGAAATGTGCAACAATTTGGGAGTTTGTCCTGAGCAGGAAAGT ATGATGAGAGTTCGAACTCTCACAGGGAGCACGTACTACATGAGGTCAGGTGCCAAAATTGTCGGGAAAGCCAAGGAGAAGTTTATGTTAATTGATGGCATTAGAGTGGCAACAGGCTCCTACAG TTTCACATGGTCTGATGGGAAGCTGAACAGCAGCAACTTGCTGGTGTTGTCAGGTCAAGTGGTTGAACACTTTGACCTCCAGTTCAGGATTCTTTATGCCCAGTCACTGCCCATCAGCCCAAAGCGACCGTCCAGCTGCAGGAACAGTGGCATGTTTGATCACCTGCTGACCAGAACAGAACCCTCTAAAGAGTATACTGTGGAAGGCAACTTGAGAGCAGAATTTGCCAGACTGTCTAGCACTCCAAAGAAATTGCTGGAAAAAACAGATCAGATGGAATATACTCCTGCAGGAAAGCTTTGTAAGCTGGGGCATTCTTGCCTGTGTGAAGAGGAGTCGTTCAGCAATCAAGTGGCCACAGTGGAACAGAAAAGTGCATCAACTCAAACTGGCCCATGGGGAGAGATGGCAGCTGTGACCAAATGTAATGCAGCCACTCAGGCCAGCGCTGCCACAGCAGACATGAGCACTCAGGCTTCTACCATGACCAGAGTGACAGGCACTCAGACATCGATTTTGCTGAAGACAGCGGTGACACAGACAAAGGAAGAGGAGGGCACAGAAACACCCCTCCTTCCCAGAAAGTTTTCAAAAGAAGAGTATTTTCTGTCTGGAAAGGCTGTATCCAGTTCTAGTCTGCAATCATTGTCTTCATCATCGTCCCAGTGCTCTCTTGCAAACTCTACAGGCTCAATATCCTCTCTCCGGTCCTTTGAATATCCCAGTAGTCACAGGGCACAATATTTCCAAAAACTGCACAAAGAGAGGCAATTCCACTATTCCACCATCAGGTCGAAGCTGAGCCACATGGTGGATATCCTGTCCCGGCGGGGCCGTGGCCCTGCGAGCTACATGACCACCCAGTACcctcctggcaggagcagcctaAAGCAGAGGCGGGACATCAGCGCCAGCCTGCGCAGCCTCCGCGATGCCTCGCTCTTTGCCTTGAATAAATGA